A DNA window from Citrobacter tructae contains the following coding sequences:
- the baeS gene encoding two-component system sensor histidine kinase BaeS: MTFWRPGITGKLFLAIFATCIVLLISMHWAVRVSFERGFIDYIKHGNEQRLQMLSDALSEQYEQHGNWRFLRNNDRFVFQILRSFEHDNDDDKPGPGMPPHGWRTQFWVIDQNARVLVGPRAPVPRDGMRHPIRVNGSEVGAVIASPVERLTRNTDINFDMQQRRSSWLIVALSTILAALATFTLARSLLAPVKRLVEGTHKLAAGDFTTRVAPTSTDELGKLAQDFNQLASTLEKNQQMRRDFMADISHELRTPLAVLRGELEAIQDGVRQFTPDSVASLQAEVGTLTKLVDDLHQLSMSDEGALAYQKTSLDLIPLLEVASGAFRERFASRGLTIQLSLPDSMTVFGDRDRLMQLFNNLLENSLRYTDSGGGLHISAEQRERMVLLTFADSAPGVSDDQLQKLFERFYRTEGSRNRASGGSGLGLAICVNIVQAHNGHIRAAHSPFGGVSITVELPLERDLQRDV; encoded by the coding sequence ATGACGTTCTGGCGGCCCGGTATCACCGGCAAACTGTTTCTGGCAATTTTCGCCACCTGCATTGTGTTGCTGATCAGTATGCACTGGGCCGTACGTGTCAGCTTCGAACGCGGATTTATTGACTACATCAAGCACGGTAACGAACAGCGACTGCAAATGCTCAGCGATGCATTGAGCGAGCAGTATGAGCAGCACGGTAACTGGCGATTCTTACGCAACAACGATCGCTTTGTTTTTCAGATCCTGCGCTCTTTTGAACATGACAACGACGATGACAAGCCAGGCCCCGGAATGCCACCGCACGGCTGGCGCACCCAGTTTTGGGTTATTGACCAAAACGCCCGCGTACTGGTCGGCCCGCGTGCTCCGGTCCCCCGCGACGGTATGCGCCATCCCATCCGCGTCAACGGTAGCGAAGTGGGTGCCGTGATCGCCTCTCCCGTGGAGCGCTTAACGCGTAATACGGATATTAATTTCGACATGCAGCAAAGGCGTTCTAGTTGGCTGATCGTCGCACTCTCCACGATCCTGGCAGCGCTGGCAACGTTTACGCTGGCGCGCAGTCTGCTGGCCCCGGTCAAACGGCTGGTTGAAGGTACGCACAAACTGGCTGCGGGCGATTTCACCACCCGCGTTGCGCCGACCAGTACGGATGAACTGGGTAAACTGGCGCAGGACTTCAACCAACTCGCCAGTACGCTGGAAAAAAACCAGCAGATGCGTCGTGATTTTATGGCCGATATTTCTCACGAACTGCGCACGCCGCTGGCGGTTTTGCGCGGCGAACTGGAAGCAATTCAGGATGGCGTCCGCCAGTTCACCCCTGATTCCGTAGCCTCTTTACAGGCCGAAGTGGGTACGCTCACCAAACTGGTAGATGATTTACACCAGCTCTCCATGTCCGACGAGGGGGCGCTGGCTTATCAGAAAACATCGTTGGATCTGATCCCTCTCCTGGAAGTAGCAAGCGGTGCGTTTCGCGAACGTTTTGCCAGCCGCGGGCTTACGATACAGCTCTCGCTGCCGGACAGCATGACGGTGTTTGGCGACAGGGATCGCCTGATGCAGCTGTTTAATAACCTGCTGGAAAATAGCCTGCGTTACACCGATAGCGGCGGCGGGTTGCACATCAGCGCCGAACAACGCGAGCGTATGGTTTTATTAACCTTCGCTGATTCCGCTCCCGGAGTAAGTGACGACCAGTTGCAGAAACTGTTTGAGCGATTTTATCGCACAGAAGGTTCCCGTAACCGCGCCAGCGGAGGCTCCGGCCTGGGTCTGGCGATTTGCGTCAATATCGTCCAGGCGCATAATGGGCATATCCGTGCCGCCCATTCGCCTTTTGGCGGGGTTAGCATTACAGTAGAGTTACCGCTGGAACGCGATTTACAGAGAGATGTATGA
- the baeR gene encoding two-component system response regulator BaeR — MTELPIDENTPRILIVEDEPKLGQLLIDYLRAASYAPTLINHGDLVLPYVRQTPPDLILLDLMLPGTDGLTLCREIRRFSDVPIMMVTAKIEEIDRLLGLEIGADDYICKPYSPREVVARVKTILRRCKPLRELQQLDAASPLIVDEGRFQASWCGKMLDLTPAEFRLLKTLSHEPGKVFSREQLLNHLYDDYRVVTDRTIDSHIKNLRRKLESLDAEQSFIRAVYGVGYRWEADACRIA, encoded by the coding sequence ATGACTGAGTTACCCATTGATGAAAACACGCCACGCATCCTGATCGTGGAGGATGAACCCAAGCTGGGGCAATTGCTTATCGACTACCTGCGGGCCGCAAGCTATGCGCCGACGCTCATCAACCACGGTGATCTGGTATTACCTTACGTGCGCCAGACGCCACCCGACCTGATTTTGCTGGATTTGATGCTGCCCGGCACCGACGGTCTGACCCTGTGTCGGGAAATTCGTCGATTCTCTGACGTGCCCATCATGATGGTCACCGCCAAAATCGAAGAAATTGACCGCCTGTTGGGACTGGAGATCGGTGCCGATGACTACATTTGTAAACCCTACAGTCCGCGCGAAGTTGTTGCCCGCGTGAAGACGATCCTGCGTCGCTGTAAACCCCTGCGCGAACTGCAGCAACTGGATGCCGCCAGCCCGCTCATCGTTGATGAAGGCCGTTTTCAGGCATCATGGTGTGGGAAGATGCTCGACTTAACCCCCGCGGAATTCCGCTTACTGAAAACGCTGTCGCATGAGCCGGGAAAAGTGTTCTCCCGCGAGCAGTTGCTCAATCATCTGTACGATGATTATCGCGTCGTCACCGATCGCACCATCGACAGCCACATCAAAAACCTGCGTCGCAAGCTAGAGTCGCTGGACGCCGAGCAGTCGTTTATCCGTGCGGTATACGGTGTGGGGTATCGCTGGGAAGCGGATGCCTGTCGGATAGCGTAA
- a CDS encoding MFS transporter: MTELPDSTRWQLWIVAFGFFMQSLDTTIVNTALPSMAKSLGESPLHMHMVIVSYVLTVAVMLPASGWLADKIGVRNIFFTAIILFTLGSLFCAWSSTLNELVMARVLQGVGGAMMVPVGRLTVMKIVPREQYMAAMTFVTLPGQIGPLLGPALGGILVEYASWHWIFLINIPVGIVGAIATLMLMPNYTMQTRRFDLSGFMLLAVGMAVLTLALDGSKGSGISDITLAALIICGVLAILLYIRHARNNPRALFSLHLFRTPTFSLGLFGSFAGRIGSGMLPFMTPVFLQIGLGFSPFHAGLMMIPMVLGSMGMKRIVVQVVNRFGYRRVLVATTIGLSLVSLLLMATALLGWYYALPFVLFLQGMVNSTRFSSMNTLTLKDLPDDLASSGNSLLSMIMQLSMSIGVTIAGLLLGMFGQQHIAIDSGSTHTVFMYTWLCIALIIALPAIIFTRVPNDTQTNAVISRRKRSS, translated from the coding sequence ATGACAGAACTTCCCGACAGCACCCGCTGGCAACTTTGGATTGTGGCATTCGGCTTTTTTATGCAGTCGCTGGATACCACCATCGTCAACACCGCGCTTCCCTCGATGGCCAAAAGCCTCGGGGAAAGCCCGTTGCATATGCATATGGTCATTGTGTCATATGTATTAACCGTAGCGGTGATGCTGCCCGCCAGCGGCTGGCTGGCGGACAAGATTGGCGTACGTAATATTTTCTTCACCGCCATCATTCTGTTTACTCTTGGCTCGCTGTTTTGCGCCTGGTCCAGCACGCTCAATGAACTGGTTATGGCGCGTGTGTTACAGGGCGTCGGCGGCGCAATGATGGTGCCAGTCGGCAGGCTAACAGTGATGAAAATTGTCCCACGCGAGCAGTATATGGCAGCGATGACTTTCGTCACCTTGCCGGGCCAAATTGGCCCGTTGCTCGGTCCGGCGTTAGGCGGCATTCTGGTGGAGTACGCGTCCTGGCACTGGATTTTCCTGATTAACATTCCGGTCGGTATCGTTGGAGCAATAGCCACATTAATGCTGATGCCTAACTACACCATGCAAACCCGACGCTTCGATCTTTCAGGATTTATGCTGCTGGCAGTTGGCATGGCGGTACTTACGCTGGCGCTGGATGGCAGCAAAGGCAGTGGGATCTCTGACATTACGCTGGCGGCGCTGATTATCTGCGGCGTGCTGGCAATTCTGCTGTACATCAGGCACGCCAGAAATAACCCACGCGCGCTGTTCAGTCTGCATCTGTTTCGCACACCCACCTTCTCGTTAGGTTTGTTTGGCAGCTTTGCCGGGCGCATTGGTAGCGGTATGTTGCCGTTTATGACGCCGGTATTTTTGCAGATTGGGCTGGGGTTTTCACCGTTTCATGCCGGGCTGATGATGATTCCCATGGTGTTAGGCAGTATGGGCATGAAGCGTATCGTGGTACAGGTCGTCAACCGGTTCGGCTATCGTCGGGTGCTGGTTGCCACCACGATTGGCCTGTCGCTGGTCAGCCTGCTGCTGATGGCCACCGCGCTGCTCGGATGGTATTACGCCCTACCCTTCGTGCTATTTTTACAAGGAATGGTCAACTCCACCCGTTTTTCATCAATGAACACCCTGACTTTAAAAGACTTACCTGACGATCTCGCCAGCAGCGGAAACAGCCTGCTGTCGATGATCATGCAGCTGTCGATGAGTATCGGGGTAACCATCGCCGGTCTGCTGTTGGGTATGTTTGGTCAACAGCATATCGCCATCGACAGCGGTAGCACGCATACCGTCTTTATGTACACCTGGTTGTGCATTGCGCTCATTATTGCGCTGCCTGCCATTATTTTTACCCGCGTGCCGAACGACACGCAAACCAACGCGGTGATTTCACGGCGCAAAAGGAGCTCCTGA